The following nucleotide sequence is from Leptolyngbya subtilissima AS-A7.
GGAATCGCTCGCCGGGCTGGGTAGTTGTTGAAACTCATGTAGATATTGCCAGCGCGCTCTACCTTCCACAGGCTATTGATCAGCAAATGGACTTTGCAGCCCATGCTGTGCCCTAGGCCGTAAATGGGCATCCGGTAGTCAGCTAGCCCTCGCTTGTCGAGATACCGCAGCGCTTGACCGAAGGTGACCAGCACTTCCTGGGCAATAGCTGCATGGTCGAAGGTGTTGATAAAGGGCGTTGCTACCACCAAATAACCCTGCCGAGCCAGATTCTCTAGCAGCCATTGGTAGGTGACACTGGGGGCAGCTGCCACAAATGCTCCCCCCAAAAAATGCACGATCGCCGTGGGGTTAGGCGGCACTAAAATCCAGTTGCCGGAGACCTCTTGCCAGTTCATTTTGCTTTGTAGTGGTAGCCTTTGCCCAAGATTACAGTGGAGGGGGATCCCTCTCTATTTATTACTGTAGCCAGTTTGGGGCAGTGGCGGTATCACCGCTGCTGAGTTGGGGAGATTGGCCTGGCTAAGTTGCCGCTGTTGATTCCAATTCCGTGGGGCGGTAAGCTCGGTGGGCTGGGTTAAGGAAAGGCTATGAGTCAAGATGCTGCGATCGTAGAGCGCACGATATCGGTCAACGGGCTAACCTGGTTCTACCGTGACCTTCAGCCCCTAGGCGATTCCTCCCGGCTGCCAGTACTGCTGCTCCACGGTCTGGTATCGCAAAGCTACAGCTGGCGGCAGGTCATGCCTACTCTAGCCCAACGGGGATTTCGAGCGATCGCCCCCGATTGGCTTGGCCA
It contains:
- a CDS encoding DUF1350 family protein, which translates into the protein MNWQEVSGNWILVPPNPTAIVHFLGGAFVAAAPSVTYQWLLENLARQGYLVVATPFINTFDHAAIAQEVLVTFGQALRYLDKRGLADYRMPIYGLGHSMGCKVHLLINSLWKVERAGNIYMSFNNYPARRAIPFLEQVVQFNPAFNMEFTPDPEATLALVRDRYPVSHNLLIKFRSDTIDQTRPLSEVLVRRFPQSTTVQILQGSHTTPIAQELSWQPGEAFSPLDALGQFMRQEFYRDLTHLRHHLLTWLNLSSVMGQ